One window from the genome of Pelodictyon luteolum DSM 273 encodes:
- a CDS encoding ABC transporter ATP-binding protein, with protein MGKAISLEGVEKSFGAVSALRNIALGVDEGELFGLIGADGAGKTTLIRILCTLLVADHGKAEVLGLDPVKEYRSIRSRIGYMPGTFSLYEDLSVEENLRFFATVFNTTVEENYELIRDIYSQLEPFRTRRAGKLSGGMKQKLALCCALVHRPDLLLLDEPTTGVDAVSRREFWEMLQRLRTQGITIVVSTPYMDEASLCDRVAFLQEGSLLAIDTPEGVTALFTAPLFAVRAREKHRLLRELRGFEHALSAYAFGSSVHYADRRAIASAGEIKAHLQSRGLQDVMVEPVRPGIEDTFMALMKQGRGEGDD; from the coding sequence ATGGGTAAGGCCATCAGCCTTGAAGGCGTTGAAAAGTCATTCGGTGCCGTTTCTGCACTCCGCAACATTGCCCTCGGGGTTGATGAGGGGGAGCTGTTCGGACTGATCGGTGCCGACGGCGCCGGCAAAACGACCCTCATCAGGATCCTCTGCACCCTGCTCGTTGCCGACCACGGAAAAGCAGAAGTGCTCGGTCTCGACCCGGTGAAGGAGTATCGAAGCATACGCAGCCGGATCGGCTACATGCCCGGGACCTTCTCGCTCTACGAGGATCTCAGCGTTGAAGAGAACCTCCGCTTTTTTGCCACCGTTTTCAATACGACGGTCGAAGAGAACTATGAACTCATCCGAGACATCTACAGCCAGCTCGAGCCGTTCCGCACCCGCAGGGCGGGCAAGCTCTCAGGGGGAATGAAGCAGAAGCTCGCCCTTTGCTGCGCTCTCGTGCACCGGCCCGACCTCCTCCTGCTCGATGAGCCGACGACAGGGGTCGATGCCGTCTCACGCCGGGAGTTCTGGGAGATGCTCCAGCGCCTCAGGACGCAGGGCATAACCATCGTGGTCTCGACACCCTACATGGATGAAGCATCCCTCTGCGACCGGGTGGCATTCCTGCAGGAAGGCTCTTTGCTTGCCATAGATACCCCGGAGGGGGTCACTGCGCTCTTCACCGCCCCCTTGTTTGCAGTGCGTGCCCGCGAAAAACACCGCCTGCTGAGGGAGCTGAGAGGGTTTGAGCATGCGCTTTCGGCCTATGCCTTCGGCAGTTCGGTGCACTATGCCGACCGCCGCGCCATTGCATCAGCCGGAGAGATCAAGGCACATCTCCAGAGCCGGGGGCTGCAGGACGTTATGGTCGAACCGGTCAGGCCCGGCATAGAAGACACGTTCATGGCCCTCATGAAGCAGGGAAGGGGGGAGGGGGATGACTGA
- a CDS encoding F0F1 ATP synthase subunit gamma, translating into MSETIETLSRKIERAGMLRSVVRTMKTLAASSIRQYEDAVRSLEDYYDTVELGLAVSLSREPKRAVGRPGPLKRVAIVFGSDQGLVGQFNDVLSTKVAGEYQDDAAEPTILAVGERVHARLSEDAAPPEELYLVPSSVGAITGLVSALLARTEAILEEHHGIEVTLFFNSPESGERYRPTQSRILPLDETWKERLRDRRWPSRTIPQLIGEPLDLQRSLLGEYLFVSLFRASAESLASENSSRLAAMQRAEKNIDDILDSLMHRYHRRRQSMIDEELFDVVSGFTALGGAERKEKRGNGGGTY; encoded by the coding sequence ATGAGCGAAACGATTGAGACACTCTCGAGGAAAATCGAGCGCGCCGGGATGCTCCGCTCCGTCGTCCGTACCATGAAGACCCTTGCGGCATCGAGCATCCGGCAGTACGAGGACGCCGTACGCTCCCTCGAGGACTATTACGATACGGTCGAGCTCGGACTTGCCGTGTCGCTTTCCCGCGAGCCGAAACGCGCCGTCGGCAGGCCGGGTCCGCTGAAGCGGGTCGCCATCGTGTTCGGTTCCGACCAGGGGCTCGTCGGGCAGTTCAACGATGTCCTCTCCACGAAGGTCGCCGGAGAGTACCAGGATGATGCTGCGGAGCCGACCATCCTGGCGGTGGGGGAGCGGGTGCATGCGCGCCTCAGTGAGGATGCCGCTCCTCCCGAAGAGCTCTATCTGGTCCCCAGCTCGGTTGGCGCCATCACCGGGCTGGTCTCGGCGTTGCTCGCGCGGACGGAAGCGATCCTGGAAGAACATCACGGCATCGAGGTGACGCTCTTTTTCAACAGCCCGGAGTCGGGCGAGCGCTACCGGCCGACACAAAGCCGCATCCTGCCGCTCGACGAAACCTGGAAGGAGCGCTTGCGCGACAGGCGGTGGCCTTCGCGGACGATCCCCCAGCTCATCGGCGAACCGCTCGACCTTCAGCGCTCCCTTCTCGGGGAGTACCTCTTCGTCTCACTCTTCAGGGCCTCGGCCGAATCGCTGGCGAGCGAGAACTCCAGCCGCCTTGCCGCCATGCAGCGTGCCGAAAAGAACATCGACGACATCCTCGACTCCCTCATGCACCGCTACCACCGCCGGCGCCAGTCGATGATCGATGAGGAGCTCTTCGATGTCGTCTCGGGCTTTACCGCGCTCGGCGGAGCGGAGAGGAAGGAAAAAAGAGGAAACGGAGGCGGAACTTATTGA
- a CDS encoding thiamine pyrophosphate-dependent enzyme: protein MHDSLDSFDMPETTDVAWCPGCGNFKLLSAMKRALTDLDIDRTRLVMVSGIGQAGKAPQYLNTNMFNGLHGRALPAALGIRLANPELTVVVESGDGDIYGEGGNHFLHTIRRNPDITVIVHDNMVYGLTKGQGSPTSCRGMVTPVQVRGVVMEPFNPAAVAIAMNAPFVARAYAGNEDETASIIMEAIRFRGTALVDVLQPCVVFNSMNTYAWFGEHTRHVPEEHDPGDRTAAFALATAEGPIPLGILYRKEGRETYEELACCGRTPLHLRKAPDEAEFQNMLDLYR, encoded by the coding sequence ATGCATGACTCGCTCGACTCGTTCGACATGCCGGAGACGACGGACGTCGCCTGGTGCCCCGGCTGCGGCAACTTCAAGCTGCTCAGCGCCATGAAGCGTGCCCTTACCGACCTCGACATCGACCGGACGCGGCTCGTCATGGTTTCCGGCATCGGCCAGGCGGGAAAGGCGCCGCAGTACCTCAATACCAACATGTTCAACGGCCTGCACGGCCGGGCACTGCCCGCGGCGCTCGGCATCCGCCTGGCCAACCCCGAGCTCACCGTGGTCGTGGAGTCCGGGGACGGGGACATCTACGGCGAGGGCGGAAACCACTTTCTGCATACCATCAGGCGCAACCCCGATATCACCGTGATCGTGCACGACAACATGGTCTACGGGCTCACCAAAGGGCAGGGATCTCCGACCTCGTGCCGCGGCATGGTTACGCCCGTGCAGGTAAGAGGGGTCGTCATGGAGCCCTTCAACCCGGCGGCCGTCGCCATCGCCATGAACGCCCCTTTCGTCGCACGCGCCTATGCAGGAAACGAGGACGAGACGGCCTCGATCATCATGGAGGCCATCCGTTTCAGGGGCACGGCCCTGGTCGACGTCCTGCAGCCCTGCGTGGTCTTCAACAGCATGAACACCTACGCCTGGTTCGGCGAGCATACCAGACATGTTCCGGAGGAGCATGACCCCGGTGACCGGACGGCCGCATTCGCGCTTGCGACTGCCGAAGGGCCGATCCCGCTCGGCATCCTCTACCGGAAGGAGGGGAGGGAGACCTACGAGGAGCTCGCCTGTTGCGGCAGAACGCCGCTCCACCTTCGCAAGGCACCCGACGAAGCGGAGTTCCAGAACATGCTCGACCTTTACCGGTGA
- a CDS encoding NAD(P)H-binding protein: MNYLITGSLGHVSRPLAAKLVRTGHSVTVVTRRAEKRAAIEALGAKAAVGSLLDLEFLSSACHGVDALFTLVPPDMQTDNWKNYIAHVGDNYANAITRAGVKYVVNLSSIGAHLREGCGPAGALHYVEEALNSLSGVHVRHLRAGFFHTNFLRDIDTIRSMGIIAANYGRDASIPLVHPDDVANMASMELKDLQFTLKSIRYIDGERLDTQSIARTLGAAVMMPGLRWVDMADDELYAGMLERGFPPEIADNTVEMGRCLRLGRMLEDYLQHPPAAHGKITLEAFGAEFAEEYARRGEPLAEKH; the protein is encoded by the coding sequence ATGAACTACCTCATCACCGGATCCCTCGGCCATGTGTCGAGGCCGCTCGCAGCAAAACTCGTCCGTACCGGCCACAGCGTCACCGTCGTCACCCGCCGGGCTGAAAAGAGGGCCGCCATCGAGGCCCTTGGGGCAAAAGCAGCCGTCGGCAGCCTCCTCGACCTCGAGTTCCTCTCCTCTGCCTGCCATGGCGTCGACGCCCTCTTCACGCTCGTGCCACCCGACATGCAGACCGACAACTGGAAGAACTACATCGCGCACGTCGGCGACAACTACGCCAATGCCATCACAAGGGCCGGCGTGAAATACGTGGTCAACCTCAGCAGCATCGGCGCCCATCTCCGTGAAGGATGCGGCCCGGCAGGTGCGCTGCACTATGTCGAAGAGGCGCTCAACAGCCTTTCAGGCGTGCATGTCCGCCATCTCAGGGCCGGGTTCTTCCACACCAACTTCCTCCGGGACATCGACACCATCCGCAGTATGGGGATCATCGCCGCCAACTACGGCAGGGACGCGTCCATTCCGCTCGTCCATCCCGACGACGTCGCCAACATGGCTTCCATGGAGCTGAAGGATTTGCAGTTCACCCTCAAGAGCATCCGCTACATCGACGGAGAGCGTCTCGATACCCAATCGATCGCCCGTACGCTCGGCGCCGCCGTCATGATGCCCGGCCTTCGGTGGGTCGACATGGCCGACGACGAGCTGTACGCCGGCATGCTCGAGCGTGGTTTTCCCCCCGAAATCGCCGACAACACTGTTGAGATGGGACGCTGCCTTCGACTGGGCCGCATGCTCGAGGATTATCTGCAGCACCCCCCTGCCGCCCATGGCAAAATCACTCTCGAAGCCTTCGGTGCGGAGTTTGCCGAGGAGTATGCCCGAAGGGGCGAGCCGCTCGCTGAGAAGCACTGA
- a CDS encoding 2-oxoacid:acceptor oxidoreductase subunit alpha produces MPQDELSVVFEGAAGQGIKAMADILAATLKDCGYFVSVSHEYMSRIRGGSNTAQIRITDKPRTAYTRRTDIYIGLSAEALRRYHERSGTGSVAYIEHDAPSDGVPGKIVTTPFSEMAAECGSNRYRNTVGGGIVLGMLALPLKPFITHLEAAFARSGTDAMKGNARAAALGYGWGEAHQDGGMPFSPPVDTDLAVEHLLLTGTQALGIGAVAAGCNFLSSYPMSPATGLMTFLAAHAEAFGIVVDQAEDEIAALNACVGASFAGARALASTSGGGFDLMQEGLSLAAMTETPVVIHVAQRPGPATGLPTRTEQGDLSLVLHGGHGEFPRIVLAPGSISELVTAMQQAFSSSSRYQVPVIILTDQHLLDLATTIPRSVIRRIGSYPSIIQTACGYRRYAFTADGISPRGVPGYGEGIVRADSDEHDESGLITESFEMRRRMMEKRLKRRTAMAKAALPPSAFGDPESAHTLFLAWGSTRSLLEEALEKTGGEGCAGLHFSQVYPLPPDVYRLLQGRRLAVIENNATGQFADLLTREAGVVVSHRILKSSGEPFAVEDICEALREISNA; encoded by the coding sequence ATGCCGCAGGATGAACTCAGCGTCGTATTCGAAGGTGCAGCCGGCCAGGGGATAAAAGCCATGGCCGACATCCTTGCCGCAACCCTCAAGGACTGCGGCTACTTTGTATCCGTATCGCATGAGTACATGTCCAGGATACGCGGCGGCAGCAATACCGCCCAGATCCGCATCACCGACAAGCCCCGCACCGCCTACACCCGCCGAACCGACATCTACATCGGACTTTCTGCAGAGGCGCTCCGCCGATACCATGAACGCAGCGGTACCGGGAGCGTGGCGTATATCGAACACGACGCACCGAGCGACGGTGTGCCGGGAAAGATCGTTACGACGCCCTTCAGCGAGATGGCTGCCGAGTGCGGCAGCAACCGCTACCGCAACACCGTTGGGGGCGGCATCGTCCTCGGCATGCTCGCGCTTCCGCTGAAACCCTTCATCACCCACCTCGAAGCCGCCTTCGCACGAAGCGGGACCGATGCGATGAAAGGCAACGCGAGAGCCGCGGCGCTCGGGTACGGCTGGGGTGAAGCACACCAGGATGGCGGCATGCCGTTTTCTCCACCTGTCGACACCGACCTGGCCGTCGAACATCTCCTCCTCACCGGTACGCAGGCGCTCGGGATAGGCGCTGTCGCGGCAGGGTGCAACTTCCTCAGCTCTTATCCGATGTCGCCGGCGACCGGGCTCATGACCTTCCTGGCCGCCCATGCCGAGGCGTTCGGGATCGTTGTGGACCAGGCCGAGGACGAGATCGCTGCCCTCAACGCCTGCGTCGGCGCTTCCTTTGCGGGCGCCAGGGCTCTTGCCAGCACCTCCGGGGGAGGATTCGACCTCATGCAGGAGGGACTCAGTCTGGCAGCCATGACGGAGACGCCCGTCGTGATTCATGTCGCCCAGCGACCCGGCCCCGCTACCGGACTGCCGACCCGGACGGAACAGGGCGATCTCTCGCTCGTCCTCCACGGCGGCCACGGAGAGTTTCCGAGGATCGTTCTCGCCCCGGGATCGATCTCCGAGCTCGTCACCGCCATGCAGCAAGCCTTCAGCTCCAGCAGCCGCTACCAGGTACCGGTCATCATTCTCACCGACCAGCACCTGCTCGACCTCGCAACGACGATCCCACGTTCGGTGATCCGCCGCATCGGCTCCTACCCGTCGATCATCCAGACCGCGTGCGGGTACCGCCGCTACGCCTTCACTGCCGACGGCATCAGCCCCAGGGGAGTGCCGGGCTACGGCGAGGGGATCGTGCGCGCCGATTCCGACGAGCACGACGAAAGCGGACTCATCACCGAAAGTTTCGAGATGCGGCGCCGGATGATGGAAAAGCGCCTCAAACGCCGGACCGCGATGGCCAAGGCGGCACTGCCGCCGAGCGCGTTCGGCGATCCCGAATCCGCCCATACCCTGTTCCTCGCCTGGGGATCGACAAGGAGCCTTCTTGAGGAGGCGCTCGAAAAAACCGGTGGAGAGGGATGTGCCGGGCTCCATTTCAGCCAGGTCTATCCGCTCCCGCCGGATGTCTACCGCCTGCTGCAGGGCCGGAGACTGGCGGTCATCGAAAACAATGCAACCGGACAGTTCGCCGATCTTCTGACCCGGGAGGCGGGCGTCGTGGTCTCGCACCGCATCCTGAAGTCGAGCGGCGAACCGTTCGCCGTGGAGGATATCTGCGAAGCACTAAGGGAGATCAGCAATGCATGA
- a CDS encoding ABC transporter permease, whose product MKKRKGTASSFMGFVKKEFLHIFRDRRSAAILFGMPIIQLLLFGYAIRNEINEVKIAVSDLSHDSVTRGITNTLLSSGTFVLAGEPESPAAIARLFAGGGIDEAIVFEPGFGVRLERDRKAELQVITDGSDPNVSRIITGYTTAAVLDYLRQSSRPLEGERGVVAEPLMMFNPSLKSVYLFVPGLMAMILMLVSALMTSISITREKESGTMEVLLVSSLRPVQIILGKVVPYFILSFVNVVSIVAIASVVFGVPCRGSYLLLLMESLLFIMTALSLGIFISTMTNSQQVAMMISLGGLLLPTILLSGFIFPVESMPLPLQVISNIIPARWYLEIVRAIMLKGAGISILWQETLVLVVMTGVLVAASVRKFKERLQ is encoded by the coding sequence ATGAAGAAGAGAAAAGGCACCGCTTCGAGTTTCATGGGGTTCGTGAAAAAAGAGTTCCTCCATATCTTCCGTGACAGGCGCTCTGCTGCAATCCTGTTCGGCATGCCCATCATCCAGCTTCTTCTGTTCGGCTACGCCATACGCAACGAGATCAACGAAGTGAAAATCGCCGTCTCCGACCTCTCCCATGACAGCGTGACCCGTGGCATTACCAATACACTCCTTTCGTCCGGCACGTTCGTCCTGGCCGGTGAGCCTGAGTCGCCGGCCGCCATCGCCCGGCTCTTTGCCGGTGGCGGCATTGATGAGGCCATCGTTTTTGAACCCGGTTTCGGGGTCCGGCTCGAGCGGGACCGGAAGGCGGAGCTGCAGGTGATCACCGACGGGTCAGATCCGAACGTCTCCCGCATCATCACCGGTTACACGACGGCTGCCGTTCTTGACTACCTTCGCCAGTCCTCGCGTCCCCTTGAAGGGGAGAGGGGAGTTGTGGCTGAACCCCTCATGATGTTCAACCCTTCCCTGAAAAGCGTCTATCTCTTCGTTCCCGGCCTCATGGCCATGATCCTTATGCTGGTTTCCGCCCTCATGACATCCATCAGCATAACCCGGGAAAAAGAGAGCGGCACCATGGAGGTGCTGCTGGTCTCCAGTTTGAGGCCGGTGCAGATAATTCTCGGCAAGGTGGTCCCGTATTTCATTCTCTCTTTTGTCAACGTCGTCAGCATTGTCGCCATTGCCTCCGTAGTGTTCGGTGTTCCATGCCGGGGGAGTTATCTCCTTCTGCTTATGGAATCCCTTCTTTTCATCATGACGGCGCTCTCGCTCGGCATCTTCATCTCCACCATGACGAACTCACAGCAGGTCGCCATGATGATCTCCCTCGGCGGGCTCCTGCTTCCGACCATACTGCTCTCGGGGTTCATCTTTCCGGTCGAGAGCATGCCGCTTCCGCTGCAGGTGATCAGCAACATCATCCCCGCCAGGTGGTATCTGGAGATTGTAAGAGCCATCATGCTGAAAGGAGCTGGCATCAGCATCCTATGGCAGGAAACGCTCGTGCTTGTGGTGATGACCGGCGTCCTTGTGGCTGCAAGTGTCAGGAAATTCAAGGAGCGGCTCCAGTAG
- a CDS encoding ABC transporter ATP-binding protein gives MTESVTRGPITVGGNDIGHDIGNDVVKDVTGNVINAEGLTKVFGEFRAVDAISFSVGGGEVFGFLGANGAGKTTAIKMLTGLLAPSSGNASVAGFDVYTGAEDIKRNIGYMSQRFSLYDDLTPLENIRFFGGIYGLHRKEIKEKGRALIDTLGLASVADVRLKALPLGWKQKLAFSVAVMHEPRIVFLDEPTGGVDPLTRRRFWEMIYESAERGLTVFVTTHYMDEAEYCDRVSIMVDGRIAALDTPLELQRQFGVESMDELFIRLARPAKGGAS, from the coding sequence ATGACTGAGTCCGTCACAAGAGGTCCCATTACTGTGGGTGGTAATGATATCGGTCATGATATCGGTAATGATGTCGTTAAAGATGTCACCGGCAACGTCATCAATGCCGAAGGGCTCACGAAGGTGTTCGGGGAGTTCAGGGCGGTCGATGCGATATCGTTTTCCGTTGGCGGGGGAGAGGTGTTCGGGTTCCTCGGTGCGAACGGGGCGGGCAAGACGACGGCGATCAAGATGCTGACAGGCCTGCTGGCGCCATCCTCCGGCAACGCATCCGTTGCAGGATTCGATGTGTATACAGGGGCTGAGGACATCAAGCGCAACATCGGCTATATGAGCCAGCGGTTTTCCCTCTACGACGATTTGACGCCCTTGGAGAATATCCGTTTTTTCGGGGGAATCTACGGACTCCACCGCAAGGAAATCAAAGAAAAGGGCAGAGCTCTGATTGATACGCTCGGTCTTGCCTCAGTAGCCGACGTCCGCCTGAAGGCGCTGCCGCTCGGCTGGAAACAGAAACTGGCGTTTTCCGTCGCCGTGATGCATGAACCAAGGATCGTGTTTCTCGATGAACCGACCGGAGGCGTCGACCCGTTGACCCGCCGCCGGTTCTGGGAGATGATATATGAATCGGCAGAGCGCGGCCTGACGGTCTTTGTCACAACCCACTATATGGATGAAGCTGAATACTGCGACCGGGTCTCCATCATGGTGGACGGCCGCATCGCCGCGCTCGACACTCCCTTGGAACTGCAACGCCAGTTTGGAGTAGAGAGCATGGATGAACTGTTCATCCGCCTGGCCCGGCCCGCAAAGGGGGGGGCATCATGA
- a CDS encoding phosphate acetyltransferase: MKGRRQAFPGDEPADVQIHLHRRYHSVMESCRDLQPLVTAVVHPVDRAALEAARDAADEGLITPVLVGPRGRIRGAAEACGIDISQWRMVDARHSHEAADLAVKLAAAREAGAIMKGSLHTDELLQPIVARSSPLRTERRLSHAYAMDTAGYHKWLLVTDAVVNIAPDLEAKADIVRNAVDLWRAFSGSREPAKVAVLAAIEFVNPRMAATIDAAALCKMADRGQIQGCIIDGPLAFDNAVSREAAEQKGIVSPVAGDPDILLVPDIEAGNILAKQLTFIDRADAGGLVMGGVVPVMLASRADSLRTRLLSCALGVLAAREAEGRRGE; the protein is encoded by the coding sequence GTGAAGGGCCGCAGGCAGGCATTCCCCGGAGACGAGCCGGCAGACGTCCAGATCCATCTCCACCGGCGCTACCACAGCGTGATGGAGTCGTGCAGGGATCTGCAGCCGCTCGTGACGGCAGTCGTCCACCCTGTAGACCGGGCTGCGCTGGAAGCCGCACGCGACGCCGCCGATGAAGGACTGATCACGCCGGTGCTCGTCGGCCCCCGGGGGAGGATCAGGGGGGCGGCCGAAGCCTGCGGAATCGACATATCGCAGTGGCGCATGGTAGACGCCCGCCACAGCCACGAAGCCGCCGACCTGGCCGTAAAACTCGCCGCGGCCCGGGAGGCCGGTGCCATCATGAAGGGATCGCTGCATACTGACGAGCTGCTGCAGCCGATCGTCGCCCGCTCTTCTCCGCTGCGCACCGAGCGGCGGCTTTCGCATGCCTACGCGATGGACACGGCCGGTTACCATAAGTGGCTGCTCGTCACCGACGCCGTCGTCAACATCGCCCCGGACCTCGAGGCGAAGGCGGATATCGTGCGCAACGCTGTCGATCTCTGGAGGGCCTTCAGCGGAAGCCGCGAACCGGCGAAGGTCGCCGTACTCGCGGCCATCGAATTCGTCAACCCGAGGATGGCGGCGACCATCGACGCCGCTGCGCTCTGCAAGATGGCCGACCGCGGACAGATCCAAGGCTGCATCATCGACGGCCCGCTTGCGTTCGACAACGCCGTCAGCCGCGAGGCGGCAGAGCAGAAAGGGATCGTCTCCCCGGTCGCAGGGGATCCCGATATCCTTCTCGTGCCGGACATCGAGGCCGGAAACATCCTCGCCAAGCAGCTCACCTTCATCGACCGTGCCGATGCCGGCGGTCTCGTCATGGGAGGCGTGGTGCCCGTCATGCTCGCAAGCCGGGCCGACAGCCTCCGCACGCGCCTGCTCTCTTGCGCGCTCGGCGTCCTTGCCGCCAGGGAGGCCGAAGGGCGGAGAGGGGAGTAG
- a CDS encoding type II toxin-antitoxin system RelE/ParE family toxin, which translates to MTYHIRFTRLAKEDLMRLYVFRLHTDHASAVDALEAITHGIDFLHRFPFSCRRIHHDSPFLRELIISFGSTGYVALFKIDDHHVVKILAIRHQHEDDYYT; encoded by the coding sequence TTGACGTATCACATCAGATTTACCCGTCTTGCGAAGGAAGATCTGATGCGGCTTTATGTATTCCGCTTACATACTGACCATGCATCAGCTGTTGATGCACTTGAGGCAATAACACATGGGATTGATTTTCTGCATCGCTTTCCATTCAGTTGCAGAAGGATTCACCATGACAGCCCATTTTTACGTGAGCTGATTATTTCATTTGGTTCGACTGGCTATGTGGCCCTGTTTAAAATAGATGATCATCACGTTGTCAAGATTCTGGCTATACGCCATCAACATGAAGACGATTATTATACCTGA
- a CDS encoding YlcI/YnfO family protein encodes MKKSASLPSIRINPELRTAAEGVLREGETLSGFILDSLCTNIERRKLQTSFLEKGLKALDESEATGEYYDADDVLAELKQMLVESKTGKKF; translated from the coding sequence ATGAAGAAATCAGCATCACTTCCTTCAATAAGGATAAATCCCGAGCTCCGTACCGCTGCAGAAGGGGTTTTGCGCGAAGGGGAAACGCTGTCTGGATTCATTCTTGACTCTCTCTGCACGAATATTGAGCGGCGTAAACTTCAGACCTCTTTTTTGGAAAAAGGACTCAAGGCTCTTGATGAGTCTGAGGCTACCGGTGAGTATTACGATGCTGATGATGTGCTGGCAGAGTTGAAGCAGATGTTGGTGGAGTCAAAAACCGGGAAAAAGTTTTGA
- a CDS encoding ABC transporter permease — translation MKAIGYLLQKEFLQIFRNRGMLPIIFIMPFIQLVILSNAATFDVKNVAFHLQDLDRTSLSRAFREQFTGSGWFLLTGESFAEGEAINQLVAGKADLVLVIPRDFEKELMTGRESRVQLVINAEDGFSAGVIQAYSNEIVQAFNRTLPAVLPGMQSGSAVREIVVKSSAWYNPELRYSDYMVPGILVILVTMVGLFLSGMNIVREKEIGTIDQINVTPLKRYQFITGKLLPFWIIGLGELTLGLLIARIGFDVPMLGSYFTVYLVAAIYMLVVLGMGLLISTLTDSQQQAMFIAWFFMVIFTLMSGLFTSIESMPHWAQNMTMANPVRHFVDIMRRVMLKGAGIREIALPLSILTADAALMLALALNRYRKVSN, via the coding sequence ATGAAGGCTATAGGGTATCTGCTGCAGAAAGAGTTTCTGCAGATATTCCGCAACAGGGGCATGCTGCCGATCATATTCATCATGCCCTTCATCCAGCTGGTGATTCTCTCGAATGCGGCGACCTTCGACGTGAAGAACGTGGCGTTCCATCTCCAGGATCTTGACCGGACGTCTCTGTCCAGAGCGTTCCGCGAACAGTTTACCGGGTCCGGCTGGTTCCTGCTCACCGGGGAGTCATTTGCCGAAGGCGAGGCGATCAACCAGCTCGTGGCAGGTAAAGCCGATCTCGTGCTCGTCATCCCTCGAGACTTTGAAAAGGAGCTCATGACCGGTAGAGAGAGCCGGGTACAGCTCGTCATCAATGCCGAAGACGGGTTCTCGGCGGGAGTCATCCAGGCCTATTCCAATGAAATCGTCCAGGCATTCAACCGCACCCTGCCTGCCGTCCTTCCCGGCATGCAGAGCGGGTCGGCTGTCAGAGAGATCGTCGTCAAGTCTTCCGCCTGGTACAACCCCGAGCTCCGCTATTCCGATTACATGGTTCCAGGGATTCTTGTTATTCTGGTGACCATGGTCGGGCTCTTTCTGTCGGGAATGAACATCGTCCGGGAGAAGGAGATCGGTACCATCGACCAGATCAATGTGACGCCCCTGAAGCGTTACCAGTTCATTACGGGCAAGCTTCTTCCGTTCTGGATCATAGGCCTCGGTGAACTTACCCTGGGGCTTCTCATTGCCCGCATAGGGTTCGATGTCCCGATGCTCGGCAGCTACTTCACCGTCTATCTCGTCGCCGCAATCTACATGCTGGTGGTCCTCGGCATGGGCCTGCTTATCTCAACCCTCACCGATTCCCAGCAGCAGGCCATGTTCATTGCATGGTTCTTCATGGTCATCTTCACCCTCATGAGCGGTCTCTTTACCTCGATTGAAAGCATGCCGCACTGGGCGCAGAATATGACCATGGCTAATCCCGTCCGGCATTTCGTCGACATCATGCGCAGAGTCATGCTGAAGGGGGCCGGCATCCGCGAAATCGCCCTTCCGCTTTCCATTCTGACTGCGGATGCTGCCCTCATGCTGGCCCTCGCCCTCAACCGCTACCGCAAGGTATCCAACTGA